The segment AAGACAGATAACCACTAGGGATGGTATATGGGTTTATGGCTATACCTAAAGCGTAAATTGCACGCGACACTGTTTACTCTCAGCGGGCGCAACCTTGCGCTGCTGACACTGGTGTATATCGCACTGTCATGGCTGTTATTGCGCGCTGCTGGCGAATCTGATCTCACCGATAACTTCTCCAACTTTATTTATTACCTCATGGTGACGGCTTCCACTGTCGGTTATGGCGATTACTCGCCAGCCAGCGATATGGGCAAGTGGGTGGTCGTGCTATTTGTGATTCCGGGTGGCTTGGCGTTGTTTGCTTCGATCTTGGGGCGATTAGCGTCGAATGTTGTGGAATATTGGCGTGCTGGCGTATTAGGGAAAAGAAAAGTGAATACAGATAACCACATTTTACTCTTAGGTTGGAATGGTCAACGAACTTTGCATCTCATTCGTATGTTGCAGCATGAAGAAGAGGGCAACCGACCAATCGTACTCTGTACCCGTTCGGATATTGAAAACCCGCTTCCAGGTGAGATCGGCTTTGTAAAAGTCAGCAGCTACACCGATGCGCAAGAGATGCAAAATGCCCGTATTGAGGCGGCGAGTTGTATTATTGTCGATAACCTTGAAGACGATATAACGCTCTCAGCGGCGCTCTACTGCGCCAATATTAACGCCCAAGCGCATCTGGTCGCCTACTTTAAAGATGAGGCCCTGAGCGCGCTGTTAAGCCAGCATTGCCCGAATGCAGAATGTATTCCTGCCGTCGGGGCTGAGATGATCGCCAAAGCGGCCGTAGACCCAGGCTCAAGTGCCTTGCACCAAGAGCTGTTGGCATCAACTCGGGGAATGACGCAATATTCGACCTACTATCCGGCTGCGGCACTAGAGGTTTCGGTAGAGAAGGTGTTCTTGTTTATGAAAAAGCACCATCAAGCGACGTTAATTGCGGTTGAAGGCGAGGGCAGTATTGAGTTAAACCCGGATCTGGATGCGGTCATTAAGCCTGGAAATAAATTGTTCTATATTGCCGATGAGCGCATTGATCAGTTTGAGTGGGGGAAAATTAGTTAGTGTTGTCATTCCTGATAGCCGTAGGCGTGGTCAGGAATCTCGCTCTTCATTACTCCAACACATACAAAAAAGGCCTCACTGTCGTGAAGCCTTTCGTATCTACTAGCCTAACTACAAAGCTTACTCGCCAGCTTCGACTAGCTGCATGCCGCGCATGGTTAGACCGCATAGCATGGTTGGCATCGCGTTGAAGATCTCTTCAAACTGCTCTAAGCCTTCAATACCTTGCTCTGCTAGCGTCGCGATAGACGTTTCTGGATCGTAAAGCATTGTCAGTGACAATAGCACACCGCCAAGCAGCGCATTGTCTTGGCTATCTTCAGGCATGATTGCTTCCCAATCATCACGAGATAGCTGCCAGCCTTGCAGTAGACCTTCACAGAAGTCACGCGCTTCAGCTGTCACGATCTCTTCTTCATCCAGCGCACAACCTTCAGGCCATTGCCATTGGTTGCCCATTAGTGCTGGGCGGTATTGGTTCCAAAGACCAATCACTTGCTCGATGTAACACTCTAGCTGTTCACCATCGCTAAATGGTGCCACTTCTTCACCACCCCATAGGAATGGTAGCCACTCGTGTGGGTCAAGCGTATGAGGCGCAGCAGCCATTGCAGTCACGAAGCCGTGAGTCTTCGCTTCATTAATTAGCTTACCTTCAAGTTCTGGCTGTGAAAGGATTTCTTGTAAAGTCAAAATCAATACCATTAAGTTTTTAATATTTGGATAGAGGTATAGTAACAGTCCATTGTTAACAAAAATAGTTTGCGGTTGGATTCTATTAACTATAATTTCTTATAAACATCAAAAATTCAGTTGGTTATGGCTACGAGTTCATCTCTAAAACGACAAAGTATTTTTGCACTGACTCTCTACATGGTTTTTGTCGTCACGATAGTCGGCACGGTGAGCTATTTGGTTATGGAACCACCAATTCGCGAGCAGCTGATCCGTAATCTCGACACGCGTTCAAAAATTATCTCTAGCGAGATTGAGGCGTCATTAGAGAGCCCGCTGGGCGTGCTGCAAAGTATTGTTAGTATTGGTAATACCGGTGAGGCTCCTGAGCTACAGGCGGACATTCTACGTAACCTCTTTAGCCTAATCGATGGTGCTGCCGTAAGCGGCGGCTTATGGCCCAAGGCAGATCTCAATGATGAAAACAGCCCTTACAAAAGCCAATTTTTTAACCGAGCCGAAGACGGCGCGATAGACCGCATTTACTCTTGGGACAACCCCGCCACAGGCGGCTACGATGGTGAGCCATGGTACACCGATGTTGTCAATAAACCACTGGGTACCGTTGCTTGGTCCTCGGTGTATATAGACCCTTTTACTCACGTGCAGATGATTACTGCATCCTCTCCTTACTATGTCGATAACCAGTTTGCCGGCGTTGCTACTGTCGATCTCTCTCTCGAGAGCTTAGTCGAATTTATCAAACTTAACTCTGAGCAGTATGATTTGGGTATCTTGATCCGAGACAGCGAAGGGGAAGTGGTGATTGAGCACAACTTCAAGGTGGTTGAGGGGATCTACATCAGCGAACATCAGTTTGGTGATTTTGGCTGGACGATTGATGTGGTGAATGCCGACAGATTGGTTGCCGACCAAGCTTATGATTTGGTCACCAAAGTTGAGATGGGCATTGTACCTATAATGTTACTGTGCGTATTGGTGGGCTATGTTGTAATTAACCGCTCGCTGATTGACCCTATTTCACAGATTGCCCGTGAAGTCGATGACTCCAAGCATGGCGGCTTAATCAACCTTGACTATAAAAATGATGACGAAATTAAACACCTCATCGATGTGTTTAATCAAAAGACCGTGTTCTTAGAACAAGAGAAGAAAAAAGCGCTCGCTTCTATGCACGCCAAGAGTGCATTCCTTGCGACGATTTCCCACGAAGTGCGCACCCCGATGAATGGGGTTTTAGGTACCGCACAAATTCTACTCAAAACCGATCTCACCCACGAGCAACGCAAGCATTTGAAAACGCTTTATGACTCGGGCGACCACATGATGATGCTGCTCAATGAGATTTTAGACTTTTCTAAAATTGAGCAAGGGCATTTAGAGCTAGAAAAAGCACCGTTTCCACTCCAATCAATCATTGGCAGTATTAATAGTGTTTATCACACCTTATGCGCTGAAAAAGGGCTTAAGTTTGAGATTGAAAACAACGTGAATAATTTGCGTTGGTACACCTCCGATAAAGCGCGCTTGCGTCAGATCTTGTTTAACTTGCTTAATAACGCCGTCAAATTTACCTCGCAAGGCTTTGTCAAAATCAGCTTTGATGAAATTGAGATGGATGGTCGTAATTGCCTGAATATCAAAGTGACAGATTCTGGGGTAGGGATAGATAAATCCGCACTAGAGAAGATCTTTAGACCGTTTGTGCAGGCTGAATCCTCAACCACGCGCCGATTTGGTGGTACAGGACTGGGGCTGGCGATAGTTAAACAGATCAGTGAATTGATGGATGGTGATGTTTCAGTGCAGAGTGAGCTTGGCAAAGGCACCACATTTGATGTGCTTCTTGAGATGGAAGTGTGCGAACCTAAGCAAGCTGAAAACAGTGAGCATAGAAAGCTCAACTACAAAGGACTCAAAGCGCTGATTGTGGAAGATAACCGCACCAACACCATCATAATTAAGAGCTTTATGTCAGCCAAAGGCTTTGAATGCCATTGCGTGGCAGATGGTGAGCAAGCGGTAGAAGCCGTTCAAGCTAGCCAATTTGATCTGATCATGATGGATAACCATATGCCAGTAAAAGATGGCATTACTGCGACACAAGAGATTAGAGCGCTGCGAACGAGCGTTGCCAATACACTCATTTTTGGTTGTACTGCTGACCTATTTAAAGAGACGCAAGAGCGCATGCGCGCTGCCGGTGTGGATGGCATCGTCTCTAAACCGATTGATGAGAAAGAACTCGACGATATGCTTTATCGTCATTCAGATAAGCTCTATCAGTATAAATCACTACAAGATCTACAATCAGCAGCACCTTTCAATGCTGAAGAGCAGTTAGTTTCGCTCTATATTGCCGTGGAAGACCAAAAGCCAGATGAAGCGCACCAGATACTGACTAACATATACCGCTACTTTAACCACGACGCAGAAAGTGATGCCGGAGCCCTACTGGCACCGCTGGTTAAAGACAAACAACTCCCTTCCCAACAAGAGCTTGATGTATTGACAGTTTTGCTAAAAGACGCGTAATTTACTGAGTAATTTATAAACACCGAACCTTCTAATAAACAGCTAAAGTCATGGTAGTGGCTTTAGCTGCTTTTCGTTCTAAAAACAGTGATTTATCCACCTTGCAATATAAAATATGGAATCTAATTCTGCTTATTTAGTGTTCTAATAGCGCCAATTGCTAGTTATTTCAAAAAGACTAGATATTGATGTTGTTAAAATGTTGTTTCAGCAGAATTATATGTTGAGGTGGTAATGAAAATCCGTGGTTCATTCAGTATTCGAAATGCATTAGCAGACACTTTTGCTATGGTCGTGTTTTGTTTTGTTACTGGCATGATTATTGAGATATTTATTTCAGGTATGACGTTTGAGCAGTCTTTAGCGTCGCGTACCTTATCTATCCCAGTGAATATCGCGATAGCATGGCCTTATGGCGTGTTTAGAGATTTTATGTTGCGCATGGGCGGTCGAATCTCGCCATCTCATCTAATGAAGAACATCTCTGATCTAAGTGCTTACGTATTATTCCAATCACCGGTTTACGCTTGTATTTTGCTGGTGGTAGGGGCGAACCTTGAGCAGATTGCAACGGCAGTCGCTTCTAATGCGGTTGTTTCATGTGTGATGGGTGTGCTATATGGTCATTTTCTTGATACATGCCGCCGTTG is part of the Vibrio ponticus genome and harbors:
- a CDS encoding hybrid sensor histidine kinase/response regulator — its product is MATSSSLKRQSIFALTLYMVFVVTIVGTVSYLVMEPPIREQLIRNLDTRSKIISSEIEASLESPLGVLQSIVSIGNTGEAPELQADILRNLFSLIDGAAVSGGLWPKADLNDENSPYKSQFFNRAEDGAIDRIYSWDNPATGGYDGEPWYTDVVNKPLGTVAWSSVYIDPFTHVQMITASSPYYVDNQFAGVATVDLSLESLVEFIKLNSEQYDLGILIRDSEGEVVIEHNFKVVEGIYISEHQFGDFGWTIDVVNADRLVADQAYDLVTKVEMGIVPIMLLCVLVGYVVINRSLIDPISQIAREVDDSKHGGLINLDYKNDDEIKHLIDVFNQKTVFLEQEKKKALASMHAKSAFLATISHEVRTPMNGVLGTAQILLKTDLTHEQRKHLKTLYDSGDHMMMLLNEILDFSKIEQGHLELEKAPFPLQSIIGSINSVYHTLCAEKGLKFEIENNVNNLRWYTSDKARLRQILFNLLNNAVKFTSQGFVKISFDEIEMDGRNCLNIKVTDSGVGIDKSALEKIFRPFVQAESSTTRRFGGTGLGLAIVKQISELMDGDVSVQSELGKGTTFDVLLEMEVCEPKQAENSEHRKLNYKGLKALIVEDNRTNTIIIKSFMSAKGFECHCVADGEQAVEAVQASQFDLIMMDNHMPVKDGITATQEIRALRTSVANTLIFGCTADLFKETQERMRAAGVDGIVSKPIDEKELDDMLYRHSDKLYQYKSLQDLQSAAPFNAEEQLVSLYIAVEDQKPDEAHQILTNIYRYFNHDAESDAGALLAPLVKDKQLPSQQELDVLTVLLKDA
- a CDS encoding potassium channel protein, with the protein product MGLWLYLKRKLHATLFTLSGRNLALLTLVYIALSWLLLRAAGESDLTDNFSNFIYYLMVTASTVGYGDYSPASDMGKWVVVLFVIPGGLALFASILGRLASNVVEYWRAGVLGKRKVNTDNHILLLGWNGQRTLHLIRMLQHEEEGNRPIVLCTRSDIENPLPGEIGFVKVSSYTDAQEMQNARIEAASCIIVDNLEDDITLSAALYCANINAQAHLVAYFKDEALSALLSQHCPNAECIPAVGAEMIAKAAVDPGSSALHQELLASTRGMTQYSTYYPAAALEVSVEKVFLFMKKHHQATLIAVEGEGSIELNPDLDAVIKPGNKLFYIADERIDQFEWGKIS
- a CDS encoding UPF0149 family protein; the encoded protein is MTLQEILSQPELEGKLINEAKTHGFVTAMAAAPHTLDPHEWLPFLWGGEEVAPFSDGEQLECYIEQVIGLWNQYRPALMGNQWQWPEGCALDEEEIVTAEARDFCEGLLQGWQLSRDDWEAIMPEDSQDNALLGGVLLSLTMLYDPETSIATLAEQGIEGLEQFEEIFNAMPTMLCGLTMRGMQLVEAGE
- a CDS encoding L-alanine exporter AlaE, which gives rise to MKIRGSFSIRNALADTFAMVVFCFVTGMIIEIFISGMTFEQSLASRTLSIPVNIAIAWPYGVFRDFMLRMGGRISPSHLMKNISDLSAYVLFQSPVYACILLVVGANLEQIATAVASNAVVSCVMGVLYGHFLDTCRRWFKVPGYYVQEVIQDAVPEVLVDKPAAD